A single genomic interval of Juglans regia cultivar Chandler chromosome 1, Walnut 2.0, whole genome shotgun sequence harbors:
- the LOC109001299 gene encoding aspartokinase 3, chloroplastic isoform X1 — MVAALQIGGAETLCPVLSRRSSYGRPPWSKSLRFATSVASVPGFSYSTVRSCCTTTVVKVSCEGGMVDVLERKATENQSFGKADNRLTCVMKFGGSSVASSSRMREVAELILSFPKERPVVVLSAMGKTTNKLLLAGEKAVGCGVTNISSIDELSFIKELHLRTVEELGIDKSVIATHLEELEQLLKGIAMMKELTLRTKDYLVSFGECMSTRIFAAYLNKIGAKARQYDAFEIGFITTDDFTNADILEATYPAVAKRLLGDWVCDPAIPIVTGFLGKGWRSCAVTTMGRGGSDLTATTIGKALGLREIQVWKDVDGVLTCDPNIYSQAEPVPYLTFEEAAELAYFGAQVLHPQSMRPAKEGDIPVRVKNSYNPNAPGTLITRTRDMSKAVLTSIVLKRNITMLDIVSTRMLGQYGFLAKVFSTFEDLGISVDVVATSEVSISLTLDPSKLWSRELIRQASELDHVVEELEKIAVVNLLQHRSIISLIGNVQKSSLILEKAFRVLRTNGVNVQMISQGASKVNISLVVNDNEAEQCVRALHLAFFESDLN, encoded by the exons ATGGTGGCCGCGTTGCAAATTGGTGGAGCTGAAACTTTGTGTCCTGTTTTATCGAGAAGATCTTCCTATGGCCGGCCTCCATGGTCAAAAAGCCTTCGTTTTGCTACTTCCGTGGCTTCGGTACCTGGTTTTTCGTATTCGACTGTGAGAAGTTGTTGTACAACCACAGTCGTGAAGGTGAGTTGCGAGGGAGGGATGGTAGACGTTCTTGAGAGGAAGGCAACCGAGAATCAGAGTTTCGGCAAAGCGGATAATCGGTTGACCTGTGTCATGAAATTCGGTGGCTCGTCAGTGGCCTCCTCCAGTAGAATGAGAGAGGTTGCTGAGCTTATACTCAGCTTTCCGAAGGAGAGGCCGGTAGTTGTTCTCTCGGCGATGGGAAAGACGACTAATAAGCTTTTATTG GCTGGAGAAAAGGCTGTCGGCTGTGGTGTTACCAACATATCAAGTATTGATGAGCTGAGCTTTATAAAAGAACTGCATCTCAG GACCGTGGAAGAACTTGGAATAGACAAGTCTGTCATTGCAA cACACCTAGAAGAATTGGAGCAGCTTCTGAAGGGAATTGCCATGATGAAAGAGTTGACTCTACGAACAAAAGATTATTTAGTTTCATTTGGAGAGTGCATGTCCACTAGGATCTTTGCagcatatttgaataaaattggTGCTAAAGCTCGCCAA tATGATGCATTTGAGATTGGTTTTATAACCACAGATGATTTCACAAATGCGGACATTTTGGAAGCAACATATCCCGCTGTTGCAAAGAGGTTACTTGGTGATTGGGTTTGTGATCCTGCAATACCAATTGTTACTGGCTTCCTtggaaag GGCTGGAGGTCATGCGCAGTTACTACGATGGGTAGGGGTGGCAGTGATTTGACAGCTACAACCATTGGTAAAGCACTGGGATTGCGAGAGATACAG GTGTGGAAAGATGTTGATGGTGTTTTAACATGTGATCCTAACATATACTCACAAGCAGAACCTGTGCCATATTTGACATTTGAAGAGGCTGCTGaacttgcatattttggtgCTCAG GTACTGCATCCGCAGTCCATGAGACCAGCCAAAGAAGGCGATATTCCTGTTAGGGTTAAAAACTCTTACAATCCTAACGCTCCAGGTACTCTTATAACCAGGACAAGAGATATGAGTAAG GCAGTATTAACTAGTATTGTTCTGAAACGAAATATAACTATGCTGGATATTGTTAGCACTAGAATGCTTGGTCAATATGGCTTCCTTGCTAAG GTATTTTCGACATTTGAAGATTTGGGCATATCTGTGGATGTTGTAGCTACCAGTGAAGTCAGTATTTCCTTGACACTAGATCCATCAAAGCTTTGGAGCAGAGAGCTAATTCGGCAGGCAAGC GAACTTGACCATGTTGTGGAAGAGCTTGAGAAAATTGCTGTTGTGAACCTCCTTCAGCACAGAtcaatcatttctcttattggAAATGTTCAGAAATCGTCGCTTATACTGGAGAAG GCATTCCGTGTTCTTCGAACAAATGGAGTCAATGTTCAGATGATCTCTCAGGGTGCATCTA
- the LOC109001299 gene encoding aspartokinase 3, chloroplastic isoform X2, translating to MVAALQIGGAETLCPVLSRRSSYGRPPWSKSLRFATSVASVPGFSYSTVRSCCTTTVVKVSCEGGMVDVLERKATENQSFGKADNRLTCVMKFGGSSVASSSRMREVAELILSFPKERPVVVLSAMGKTTNKLLLAGEKAVGCGVTNISSIDELSFIKELHLRTVEELGIDKSVIATHLEELEQLLKGIAMMKELTLRTKDYLVSFGECMSTRIFAAYLNKIGAKARQYDAFEIGFITTDDFTNADILEATYPAVAKRLLGDWVCDPAIPIVTGFLGKGWRSCAVTTMGRGGSDLTATTIGKALGLREIQVWKDVDGVLTCDPNIYSQAEPVPYLTFEEAAELAYFGAQVLHPQSMRPAKEGDIPVRVKNSYNPNAPGTLITRTRDMSKAVLTSIVLKRNITMLDIVSTRMLGQYGFLAKVFSTFEDLGISVDVVATSEVSISLTLDPSKLWSRELIRQELDHVVEELEKIAVVNLLQHRSIISLIGNVQKSSLILEKAFRVLRTNGVNVQMISQGASKVNISLVVNDNEAEQCVRALHLAFFESDLN from the exons ATGGTGGCCGCGTTGCAAATTGGTGGAGCTGAAACTTTGTGTCCTGTTTTATCGAGAAGATCTTCCTATGGCCGGCCTCCATGGTCAAAAAGCCTTCGTTTTGCTACTTCCGTGGCTTCGGTACCTGGTTTTTCGTATTCGACTGTGAGAAGTTGTTGTACAACCACAGTCGTGAAGGTGAGTTGCGAGGGAGGGATGGTAGACGTTCTTGAGAGGAAGGCAACCGAGAATCAGAGTTTCGGCAAAGCGGATAATCGGTTGACCTGTGTCATGAAATTCGGTGGCTCGTCAGTGGCCTCCTCCAGTAGAATGAGAGAGGTTGCTGAGCTTATACTCAGCTTTCCGAAGGAGAGGCCGGTAGTTGTTCTCTCGGCGATGGGAAAGACGACTAATAAGCTTTTATTG GCTGGAGAAAAGGCTGTCGGCTGTGGTGTTACCAACATATCAAGTATTGATGAGCTGAGCTTTATAAAAGAACTGCATCTCAG GACCGTGGAAGAACTTGGAATAGACAAGTCTGTCATTGCAA cACACCTAGAAGAATTGGAGCAGCTTCTGAAGGGAATTGCCATGATGAAAGAGTTGACTCTACGAACAAAAGATTATTTAGTTTCATTTGGAGAGTGCATGTCCACTAGGATCTTTGCagcatatttgaataaaattggTGCTAAAGCTCGCCAA tATGATGCATTTGAGATTGGTTTTATAACCACAGATGATTTCACAAATGCGGACATTTTGGAAGCAACATATCCCGCTGTTGCAAAGAGGTTACTTGGTGATTGGGTTTGTGATCCTGCAATACCAATTGTTACTGGCTTCCTtggaaag GGCTGGAGGTCATGCGCAGTTACTACGATGGGTAGGGGTGGCAGTGATTTGACAGCTACAACCATTGGTAAAGCACTGGGATTGCGAGAGATACAG GTGTGGAAAGATGTTGATGGTGTTTTAACATGTGATCCTAACATATACTCACAAGCAGAACCTGTGCCATATTTGACATTTGAAGAGGCTGCTGaacttgcatattttggtgCTCAG GTACTGCATCCGCAGTCCATGAGACCAGCCAAAGAAGGCGATATTCCTGTTAGGGTTAAAAACTCTTACAATCCTAACGCTCCAGGTACTCTTATAACCAGGACAAGAGATATGAGTAAG GCAGTATTAACTAGTATTGTTCTGAAACGAAATATAACTATGCTGGATATTGTTAGCACTAGAATGCTTGGTCAATATGGCTTCCTTGCTAAG GTATTTTCGACATTTGAAGATTTGGGCATATCTGTGGATGTTGTAGCTACCAGTGAAGTCAGTATTTCCTTGACACTAGATCCATCAAAGCTTTGGAGCAGAGAGCTAATTCGGCAG GAACTTGACCATGTTGTGGAAGAGCTTGAGAAAATTGCTGTTGTGAACCTCCTTCAGCACAGAtcaatcatttctcttattggAAATGTTCAGAAATCGTCGCTTATACTGGAGAAG GCATTCCGTGTTCTTCGAACAAATGGAGTCAATGTTCAGATGATCTCTCAGGGTGCATCTA